From one Raphanus sativus cultivar WK10039 unplaced genomic scaffold, ASM80110v3 Scaffold1863, whole genome shotgun sequence genomic stretch:
- the LOC108820267 gene encoding uncharacterized protein LOC108820267, which yields MTSRRSEVEKFDGEGDYVLWKEKLLAHMELLGLLEGLDAEEVVDVEDSTAERDTTSVTEASDKPEDKISKAKTLKEKRGKARSTIILSLGDHVLRKVIKEPTAAGMLKMLDNLFMAKSLPNRIYLSSDCTDTRCLKA from the coding sequence ATGACCTCAAGACGTTCAGAGGTGGAAAAGTTCGATGGAGAAGGAGACTATGTTCTCTGGAAAGAGAAGTTGCTGGCTCACATGGAGCTACTGGGTTTGTTAGAAGGACTTGATGCTGAAGAAGTCGTCGATGTGGAAGATTCTACAGCTGAGAGAGACACGACATCTGTGACTGAAGCTTCTGACAAACCGGAAGACAAGATTTCTAAGGCTAAAACCCTCAAGGAGAAGAGAGGGAAAGCGAGATCTACTATCATACTCAGTCTGGGAGATCATGTTCTCAGGAAGGTCATAAAGGAGCCGACTGCAGCAGGAATGCTCAAGATGTTGGACAACCTGTTCATGGCCAAGTCACTACCCAACCGGATATATCTCAGCAGCGACTGTACGGATACAAGATGTCTGAAAGCATGA
- the LOC108819117 gene encoding photosystem II 22 kDa protein, chloroplastic yields MAQTMLLTSGISANHFLRNKNPLAQPKVHHLFLSGNSPVTLPSRRPSLVPLAIFKPKTKAAPKKVEKVKPKVEDGIFGTSGGIGFTKQNELFVGRVAMIGFAASLLGEALTGKGILAQLNLETGIPIYEAEPLLLFFILFTLLGAIGALGDRGKFVDDPPTGLEKAVIPPGKGVRSALGLKEQGPLFGFTKANELFVGRLAQLGIAFSLIGEIITGKGALAQLNIETGIPIQDIEPLVLLNVAFFFFAAINPGNGKFITDDGEES; encoded by the exons ATGGCTCAAACCATGCTGCTTACTTCCGGCATCTCTGCTAACCATTTCTTGAGGAACAAGAACCCTCTGGCTCAGCCCAAAGTTCACCATCTCTTCCTCTCCGGAAACTCACCGGTTACTCTACCATCTCGAAGACCATCGTTGGTTCCTCTCGCTATCTTCAAACCCAAAACCAAAGCTGCTCCCAAAAAG GTTGAGAAAGTGAAGCCAAAGGTTGAAGACGGTATCTTCGGAACGTCTGGTGGGATAGGATTCACAAAGCAGAACGAGCTCTTTGTGGGTCGTGTTGCTATGATCGGTTTCGCC GCATCGTTGCTAGGTGAGGCGTTGACTGGGAAAGGGATATTAGCACAGCTGAACTTGGAGACAGGAATACCGATCTACGAAGCAGAGCCATTGCTTCTCTTCTTCATATTGTTCACTCTGTTGGGTGCCATTGGAGCTCTTGGAGACAGAGGAAAATTCGTCGACGATCCCCCCACCGGACTCGAGAAAGCCGTCATTCCTCCCGGCAAAGGCGTTCGCTCTGCCCTCGGTCTCAAAGAACAAG GTCCATTGTTTGGGTTCACGAAGGCGAACGAGTTGTTCGTAGGAAGGTTGGCACAGTTGGGAATAGCATTTTCACTGATTGGGGAGATTATAACCGGGAAAGGAGCATTGGCTCAACTCAACATTGAGACTGGTATTCCAATTCAAGATATCGAACCACTCGTCCTCTTAAACgttgctttcttcttctttgctgcCATTAATCCTGGTAATGGAAAGTTCATTACTGATGATGGTGAAGAAAGCTAA